A window of Pseudomonas alcaliphila JAB1 genomic DNA:
GGCCAGTCCCGATGAGCTGACGGTCGCCGAAGACGAACAGGCCGCCCTGCTCGAAGGCATCTATCGCACCCGCCTCAAGCAGCAGCCACCGGCCGAGTGGGCCGAACTGGACAAAGAGCAGCGCCAGCAGAACATGCGCAAGGCGGTGCTGGACTCCTGGGCGCAAAGCAAGCTGCTGCTGCGCCAACTGGCTCAGCAACGCGCTGCAACGATCAAGGATTATCTGGTTGAACAAGGCGGGTTGTACGATGAACGTGTCTACCTGATCGATGCCAACCTGGGTGAACCCGAAGCCGACGGCCGCGTGCTCACCACCCTGCACCTGGACAGCCAATGATCATGCGCAGCTTATCCATCATCACGCTCACTACCCTGGTTGCCGGCCTGCTCAGTGCTACCGCGCAGGCCGACACGCTGCGTTGCGGCAGCGCCCTGGTCAGCCTTGGCGACCGTCCGTTCGAGGTCGAGCGCAAATGTGGCGCGCCGGTGCACCGCGACCCGGTCGGCTACACCCTGGGCTCCTATGACCGTCGTGAGTACATGATCGAGGAATGGGTATACGGCCCGAGCAATGGCATGCTCAGCATCCTGCGCTTCGAGGGTAACCGTCTGACCGCCATCGAACGTCGTCGCGAACGCTGAACAGGAGGTTCTCATGCGCAAACTCAGCTGTCTGCTCACCCTGCTCTGCCTGCCCCTGATGGTCGAGGCGTCCTCCACCTATCGCTGCGGTAGCGCCCTGGTCAGCAAGACAGCACCCACCGCAGAGGTGCTGAACAAATGTGGCGAACCTTCCAGCCGCGATTTTCTCGGTTACAAGGAAGTGGTCGATAGCTACGGTTTTCGCAACGAGGTGAGTGTCGAGGAATGGGTCTACGGCCCGAAAAGCGGCATGTACCACTTTCTACGCTTCGAGGGCGGCCGCCTGACCGAAGTCCGCAGCAAGCGCGGTAGCTGACGTAACACTGCATGCAGGGCGCACGTTCCTGAAGCATCTCGAGCACCCGGCAAAAAAATCAAGGCCCCGCCGGTCACACCGGCGGGGCCTTCGCGCATCCATGCCTGTCGCTATCCGTGCTGATCAGGCGTCCTGCCTGTAGCCATCCGTGCTGAAAATACGTCCGTTTCTGAAGCTATCCGTACCTGTGGGCATCCTTACCCGGCAATCCGTGCTCAGAGCTTGTCGCTGAAATCGCGCAGCTCTTGCTGGGCCTTTTCCTTGGTCCAGCCGTAACGTTCTTGCAGCTTGCCGGCCAGGTATTCGCTGTGGCCCTCGGCGACGTCCAGGTCGTCATCGGTCAGGTTGCCCCAACGCTCCTTCATGCGACCGCTGAGCTGCTTCCATTTGCCTTTGATGATGTCGCTATTCATGGTCATTCTCCCAGTGACAGAAGGTGGGGCCGGGCACCAGCCCGGCCGGCTCGGCTATCAGTCAGCGGTTTTCAGGGCATCGGCGGACACGTCACGCACACCCTCGATTTCCTTGGTCTTGGCGATAGCCAGATCACGCTCGGCGTCGGTAGCGACCACGCCGGACAGGGAAACTACGCCCTGGTTGGTCTCGACCTTGATGTCCAGCGCGCTGAGGTTCGAGTCAGCAACGAAGGTGGATTTCACTTTGCTGGTGATCCAGGTGTCGGATACCGCCTGCTCGGCTTTATCCACAGTGTCATTGGCCGCCAGCATGGTCGGCTCTGCGGCGAAGGCTGCCGAGGCCAGCGACATGCTCAGCACGGCAGCGGTCAGGGTGGTAGCGGCAAAACGGTTGATTGGCTGTTTCATAATTCGACTCCTGTACATTCCAGACAATCTGCAAACCAACTCCTGGTTGCAGGTTCACCAGTACTGTTGCAGGGCCTGTGCCAGGTTTTTAAATTAAATTAAATCCTTTAAAAACAAACACTTAAATAAAATCACCATTATGCTTTTGATTGCATTTCGCCGAGTCGCAAAAAAACTCTCGGGCAATTTGCATGATCCGATAACCGAGTGAACGCATGCATGCATCGCAGTCGCATCTCAGGTCGGCAATGACGAACCCTGACGATCGCGCACAAAAAAGGGCTCCCGTAGGAGCCCTCTCGTTCGAACAGGCGAACCGTGCTTAGACGCCAGAGGCCTCGGCAGCAGCTACATCCTTGATCGACAGCTTGATACGGCCGCGGTTGTCCACGTCCAGCACCAGTACCTTCACTTCCTGGCCTTCCTGCAGCACGTCGGTGACCTTCTCCACGCGCTGATCGCTCAGCATGGAGATGTGCACCAGACCGTCCTTGCCCGGCAGGATGTTGACGAAGGCACCGAAGTCGACGATG
This region includes:
- a CDS encoding DUF2845 domain-containing protein, coding for MRKLSCLLTLLCLPLMVEASSTYRCGSALVSKTAPTAEVLNKCGEPSSRDFLGYKEVVDSYGFRNEVSVEEWVYGPKSGMYHFLRFEGGRLTEVRSKRGS
- a CDS encoding DUF2845 domain-containing protein, with amino-acid sequence MIMRSLSIITLTTLVAGLLSATAQADTLRCGSALVSLGDRPFEVERKCGAPVHRDPVGYTLGSYDRREYMIEEWVYGPSNGMLSILRFEGNRLTAIERRRER
- a CDS encoding BON domain-containing protein, which codes for MKQPINRFAATTLTAAVLSMSLASAAFAAEPTMLAANDTVDKAEQAVSDTWITSKVKSTFVADSNLSALDIKVETNQGVVSLSGVVATDAERDLAIAKTKEIEGVRDVSADALKTAD
- a CDS encoding CsbD family protein, coding for MNSDIIKGKWKQLSGRMKERWGNLTDDDLDVAEGHSEYLAGKLQERYGWTKEKAQQELRDFSDKL